In the genome of Ureibacillus sp. FSL W7-1570, the window TTCTCAATTTGTCCGCATTACCAATGCCGGTCTTCGTGAATCCCATCCACACACTGTTCAAATTACTAAAGAAGCTCCAAACTACTCTCTACAATAATTGGATGAAACCTGGCCACTCTTTCAACGTCAAGGTAGATGTTGGAAGAGTGGTTTTTTATCGTTCTTTCACACACAGGGAACGTAATCTATGATAAAATGAGCGAAGATGATAATAATGAGTGGAGGTACGTTTTGTGAAAAAAGCTAGGAAGACATCTTTGATTGGCTTATTATTAATTCCTATTCTGCTTTTTAGCATGTTTGTAACGACGCCACAAGCAAATGCTGAAACAGATTTAGGATTGACGGTAGGAGCTGCCATATTAATTGACGCAGATTCAGGGAAAATATTATATGAGCAAAATGCGGACACACCCCTTGGAATTGCAAGTATGTCCAAAATGATGACGGAGTATATTCTATTAGATGCCATTAAAGATGGCAAAGTTTCATGGGATCAGGAATATAAAGTCTCAGAATATGTGTATAAATTGTCACAAAATCGCGCATTAAGTAATGTGCCACTAAGAGCGGATGGAACTTATAAATTAAGAGAATTATATGAAGCCATGGCAATCTACTCTGCCAATGCGGCGACAGTGGCAATTGCCGAAATGGTTGCTGGAACGGAAACAGAGTTTGTCAAATTAATGAATAAAAAAGCGAAAGAATTGGGTCTTGAAGGTTATAAATTTGTCAATTCAACAGGATTAAATAATGCTGATTTAATGGGCATGCATCCTGCTGGGACAGGTCCGGAAGATGAAAACGTAATGCCAGCTCGCTCAGTTGCAAAACTTGCCTATCATTTACTGAAAGATTATCCTGAAGTTTTAGAGACTGCTAGCATTCCGAGAAAAACGTTCAGAGAAGGTACAGATGATGCCATTAAGATGGAAAACTGGAACTTCATGTTGCCAGGGTTGGTATATCAATATCAAGGTGTCGATGGATTGAAAACAGGTACAACTAATTTAGCGGGATACTGTTTTACAGGAACTGCTGAACGAAATGGTACACGTTTAATTTCAGTTGTAATGAATGCTGTTGATTCAAACGGTGTTGGTTCATATAAAGCGCGTTTTGATGCAACAGCAAAATTGTTCGATTATGGTTTTAGCCAATTTGCAAAACAAGAAATTATTCCAGCCGACTTTTCTGAAAAAGGAAAAGAATCTATTAAAGTCATTAAAGGAAAAGAAGATAAAGTAAAAATTGCTGTAAAAGAACCTTTATCCATGCTTGTAAAAACATCAGAAAAAGATTTATATCAACCAAAGTTAGTGTTAGATAAAGAGTCCCTTGAAGCGAAAGTTGAAAAAGGGACGGTAGTTGGGAAAGTTGTAATTGAAAGAAAAGAAGGTTCTGATTACGGTTTTATCGATGGTAAAGAAATGGCTGTTGATGTAGTAACAGCAGACGATGTTGAACGAGCAGGATTTATCTCATTATTCTTCCAAGGAATCGGTAATTTCTTCAGTAATCTTTGGGGAGGCATTACTGGTTTTGTAGGAGGCTTATTTTCATAACAAATTAGGCAATTAAAACTTTTCGCTAATAGAATTTATTTCAAGAAAGCTAGGAACCACTAGATGTGGATTCTTAGCTTTTTTCTTTGATATATATTCTAATACTTTTGGAAATTAAATGTAAATTTTATATAAAATGGTATATAATTGGCGTTTGGCGATGGCAACTATCCGTTGCATCATCATGCGCCCATAGCTCTCTTTACTTCATACTACTTTTAATTTATATTGACATAAGAAAGGAGTTGCCGTCGATGACATTTAGTGAACGATTAAAAAATGAAAGGGAAAAACGAGGTTGGACACAAGCAGATCTTGCAGATAAACTTCATGTCAGTCGTCAATCAGTATCAAAATGGGAAACTGGAAAGAACTATCCAAGTATTGAAGTAATTATTGCACTAAGCGATTTATTTGGTATTACAATAGATGAAATGTTAAGGAGTGACAATGATTTGAAGGAAAAAGTAATTCAAGATAGTAAAAAATTAGCTCACCCCAAATTAAAATCGTTTTTTGACAGTTTATTTTTACTAGGGGTATTATTAATACTCATTAAAATCATCATTCTAGGTTCCAATTTATTTTTTTATACGAATATAACAATTCCCGATGGTTTACCTAAAGTAATTTCAAATTTCTTACCATTAGTATTAATGATTATTGGTGGAACTGGTTCAGAACAATTAAAAAAGAAATATGCAGATTAAAGAAAAAATATTGCTTGGGAAATATTTATGGGAAATATATGTATAATATACTAATATAAAAAACTCGCTAAGACATCTATAGTTTAGCGAGTTTTTTATTTTTTTGTACGTTCCAACATTCCATCAATTGGTGGATACTTTCCTCTATTTGATTTAAAGGAATACCTCCGAATCCAAGCAAGAAGGTAGGATGTTTATATTCAATGGGCTTTAACAAATAATTGGTTACAGGAGTAATGTTGATGCCATGATGATTTGCAATTTGCTTCAGTTGGTCAACATTTTTGCCGCTAGGAATCGAGATTAGCACATGCATTCCAGCTTGGTCTCCTGTTATTTTTATATCAGGATAAAAAGTAGTTAGCGTATGTTTTAATTTATCATGTTTTTTTCGATAAATTTTCCTCATGCGATTTAAATGTTTAGAGAAATGACCATCTTTCATAAAATTGGCTAATATGTGTTGAACGAAACGTGGGACCGTTGCTGAGTAATAACTAAATATTTCTTTATATTTCATTAATAAATGATGAGGCAATACCATATAAGCAACCCTAAGTGATGGCATCAATGATTTTGTAAATGTGCTCATATAAATCACTTTATCATTTTGATCTAAACCATGTAGGGCTGGAATGGGTTTGCCAATGTAGCGAAACTCACTATCATAATCATCTTCAATAATATATCGATTAGGTGCTTTGCTTGCCCATTTCAGCAGTTGAGTTCTTCTTGTAGCTGACAGCACTGCCCCTGTCGGGAATTGATGTGATGGAGTAATATAGACGATATTAGCATTTGTTTGTTCAAGTTCATCAACTACTAAACCTTCCTCATCCACAGAAATAGGAATGGCATTATTATTTAAATGAATTCTCGGTATTGCTGAGTAACCAGGGTTTTCAAGGGCTAATATGAAATCATCTTCAAATAAGCGCAAAATCATCGGTAATAAAAGCTCAGTTCCAGAGCTAATAACGATTTGCTCAGGTTTGCAATGGATACCTCTCGATTGAAATAAATAATTGGCAATTTCCTTTCGTAACTCTACTTCTCCTTGGGGTTCACCCATTTGTAACAACTCTTTTGAAGTAATATCAAATATATCTTTTACATACTTTCTCCATACAACAAAAGGGAAGGATTCTTCATCAACTTTACCAGGATGAAAATCATATCGATATTGTTTTTGTTCTTTTTGGGGAATTTCGATTGTCGTTTGTTTTTTTTCTACGTAAGGCAGTTCATCAATTTCTTCAACAAAATAACCTACACGGGGAATAGATGTAATATATCCTTCCGCTAATAATTGAGAATATGCAATTTCAATGGTAGTTTGACTAATATTTAAAAACTCCGCTAATTTTCGCTTAGATGGCAATTTCGTTCCTACTTCAATTTGTTTTTGAATAATTGCATTTTTTATGCCGCTGTAGAGTTGTTCATACAAAGGTTTAGCATTTTCTTTTTCCAATTGGAAGATCAGCATGTCCATCGTATATACCTCCAACTGACCATATAACTTTTTATAATTTTGGAACTTTTTATATTGTCAAAAATCATTATACTAAAAATCAACAAATAATAGGAGGTAATAATATGGAAAATTTTAAAGAAATTAACATCCCCAGAGGCGGCGTAATCATGGATGTTGTGAATGCTGAGCAAGCAAAAATTGCAGAAGCGGCAGGTGCTGTTGCGGTAATGGCATTAGAAAAAGTTCCATCAGATATACGAAAAGAAGGCGGAGTAGCTAGGATGGCTGATCTTCGCATTATTGAGGAAGTAAAGAATGCCATATCCATTCCGGTGATGGCAAAAGTAAGAATTGGCCATATTGTGGAGGCACGTATTTTAGAATCAATAGGTGTAGATATGATTGATGAAAGTGAAGTATTAACACCAGCGGATGATGAATTCCATTTGTTAAAAAAGGAGTTTAACGTACCTTTTGTTTGTGGGTGTCGCGATTTAGGAGAAGCAGCGCGGAGAATTGGAGAAGGGGCAGTCATGTTGCGTACGAAAGGTGAAGCAGGTACAGGAAACATTGTAGAAGCTGTACGTCATATTCGAAAAGTAAATGCCCAAGTACGTCAAATTGTTAACATGAGTCAAGATGAATTAATGGTGGAAGCAAAAAAATTAGGTGCTCCTTATGAGTTGTTGCTACAAATTAAAGAACGAGGACGGTTGCCTGTATTAAATTATGCAGCAGGAGGGGTTGCCACACCAGCCGATGCCGCATTAATGATGGAATTAGGAGCAGATGGAGTGTTTGTTGGTTCCGGTATATTTAAATCGGAAAATCCAGAAAAGTTTGCAAGAGCTATTGTTGAAGCGACAAAAAATTATAATGATTACCCACTTATAGCTGAACTTTCAAAGGATTTAGGTAATCCTATGAAAGGAATTGATATTGCTACTCTTTCCAAAGAAGAACTTTTGCAAGTTAGATGAGATTTGTCAAAATAAAGTTAATAAAGTCTTTTCTTGCAAAATTTAACGGGATATAGTACGCTATGGTTAAAATCGATTAACGATAATGCGATGATTGGAAGTAGTAGCAAGTCAGTTTTTTTAAGAGAGTCAGCGGTTGGTGGAAGCTGATAAAAACCCTTGTGAATCCATCCATGAGTTGCCCAGCTGAAATGTTTAGTAGGATTGGGTCGGTTGTAAAGCCGTTATGAAATAAGAGGATTAAACATTTTGTTTAATCAACTAGGGTGGCAACGCGGGTAGCTCTCGTCCCTTTATGGGATTGAGAGCTTTTTATATGGAATAATTTTTCAAGTTTGGAGGAATAAACATGCTAGATATTAGACGTGTCCGTGAAAACTATGAAGAAGTGAAAAAAATTCTTTTAACACGCAACGAAGATTTAGGAAATTTTGATGAATTTGAAACCCTTGATTCCAAACGTCGTGAACTGATTGCAAAAACGGAAGAATTGAAAGCGGAACGCAACAAAGTATCAGAGCAGATCGCTGTCATGAAACGCAATAAAGAAAATGCCGATGATTTGATTGCCCGCATGCGTGAAGTGGGTGAAGAAATCAAAAAGTTGGATGCGGAACTCGTAGAAATTGAAGAAAAGTTCAAAGATATGATGATGCGTCTTCCAAACCTTCCTCATGAATCTGTTCCGATTGGTGAGAGCGAAGACGACAATGTAGTGGAATACACTTGGGGGGACGTGCCAAAGTTTGATTTTGAAGTGAAACCTCACTGGGATTTGGCAACGGATTTGGGCATTATCGATTTTGAGCGTGCGGCAAAAGTAACAGGAAGCCGTTTTGTATTCTACCGTGGTTTAGGTGCAAAACTCGAACGGGCACTGGCAAATTTCATGCTGGACTTGCATGTGGAAGAACATGGATATGAAGAAATGCTTCCTCCTGTCATTGTCAACCGCGACAGTTTATTGGGAACAGGACAATTGCCAAAATTTGAAGAAGACGTATTTAAATTGGCGGAAACGGATTATTTCATGATTCCAACAGCAGAAGTGCCTGTGACAAACTTCTACCGCGATGAAATTTTGAGTGCCGATATGTTGCCGAAAGCTTTTGCTGCCTATAGTGCATGTTTCCGTTCTGAAGCAGGTTCAGCAGGCCGTGATACGCGCGGATTGATTCGCCAGCACCAATTCAATAAAGTGGAGCTTGTCCGTTTTGTCAAACCGGAAGAATCTTATGAGCAGCTGGAATTGTTGACAAGTCATGCGGAAAAAGTGCTTCAATTATTGGAACTTCCTTATCAACGGGTGAAAATGTGTACAGCTGACTTAGGTTTTACAGCTGCCAAAAAATACGATTTGGAAGTATGGATGCCGGCCCAAAATAAATACCGCGAAATTTCATCTTGCTCTAACTTTGAAGACTTCCAAGCAAGACGCGCCAATATCCGATTCCGCCGCGAACACGGGGCAAAACCGGAATATGTTCATACATTGAACGGTTCAGGGCTAGCCATTGGCCGGACAGTTGCAGCCATTTTGGAAAATTATCAACAAGAAGATGGAAGCGTCGTAATTCCAAAAGCATTAAGACCTTATATGGGTGGAAAAGAAGTTATTACTCCTAACAAATAATGAAAAAGAAGCATACCGGGTATATGGTATGCTTCTTTTTTTGTGCGCCCGGCATGTACATGAACTATAGGGTGTAAGTCCCGAACCCCGAAGACAGAAGTAGAGGTTAGCCAAGAGCAAGGGTGTCCGTGGTGACGCGGAATCTGAAGGAAGCTGGAGGCAAAACACCGGTCCGAGGAACACGAACCTCATATAAGGCTAGGTATGATTGAGTGAGTTTGCAAAACAAAACAAAGCTCTTTCTGTCGAAGGTCATATCGAGTAGATGAGGCGGATAGATGGTGTGAAAGTGCATGTACTTACCCGGGGAGGTCTGGCGGATAGGTGAAGTACGCTTCATAACCTACTTAGTGATAAGTAGCTGAACCGTCAGAAGTCAGCAGAGGTCATAGTATTAGTTGGTCTAGAACAACTAAGAAGGACCGAACAATTAAGAGAGAATAGCCCTTGGCATTCAGTGAGTCATGATGAACACAGAAAACGTAGTACCTCACTTGAGGAAGGAAGCGGTGAATCCCGTGGGGGACCTCTTGGAGGGTGGAGTGACCACTGGCATAAAGAGAACAGCTATTCACGGAAGGAGAATAACGATGCTTTTGAATCAAATCCTGTCACGGGAGAACATGCTTCAAGCACTAAAACGTGTAGAACAGAATAAAGGAAGCCACGGAGTAGATATGATGCCCGTACAAAACCTACGACAGCACATAGTCGAAAACTGGCTATCTATTAAGGAGGCAATTCTCAAGGGAACTTATGAACCAATGCCAGTCCGCAGAGTCGAAATCCCGAAACCTGACGGCGGTGTTCGTTTACTAGGAATCCCTACCGTAACAGACCGTTTGATTCAACAAGCAATCGCCCAAGTACTTTCAAAAGTGTATGACCCTACATTCTCTGAAAACAGCTACGGATTTAGACCAAACCGAAGTGCCCATGATGCGGTGAGGAAAGCGAAAGAATATATAAGAGATGGACATCGATGGGTTGTAGATATGGACTTGGAGAAATTCTTTGATAAGGTCAACCATGACAGATTAATGGGTACACTCGCGAAGAGAATCCAAGATAAACCATTACTGAAATTGATTCGTAAGTATTTACAATCGGGAGTCATGATTAATGGTGTGGTGTCAAGCACATTAGAAGGAACTCCACAAGGAGGACCATTAAGTCCGCTACTATCTAACATTGTACTAGATGAACTAGATAAAGAATTGGAAAGAAGAGGACACAAATTCGTTCGATATGCGGATGACTGTAACATTTACGTGAAAAGTAAACGAGCAGGACTTCGCACAATGGCAAGCATTCAACGATTCATTGAAGGAAAACTACGACTGAAAGTAAATGAAAAGAAATCAGCGGTCGACCGTCCATGGAAACGTAAGTTTCTAGGATTTAGCTTTACCTATCATAAAGAGCCAAAGGTTCGTATCGCAAAAGAAAGCCTTAAACGAATGAAGAATAAAGTTCGTGAAATCACATCACGCAAGATGCCCTACCCGATGGAATACCGCATTCAGAAACTGAATCAATATCTAGTGGGATGGTGTGGATATTTTGCGTTAGCAGACACCAAATCTATATTCCTTGAATTAGATAAATGGATTCGTAGAAGACTTCGAATGTGTCTATGGAAGAACTGGAAGAAACCGAAAACAAAGACACGCAACCTTATTCAGCTTGGCGTACCACAATGGCAAGCGTATGAATGGGGAAATACTCGGAAGAGTTATTGGCGTATTTCAAATAGTCCAATATTACACAGAACCCTTGGTAACTCCTATTGGAGAAACCAAGGGTTGGAAAGTCTTGAAGCTCGTTATGAAAACTTGCGTCAATTATCTTAATTGAACCGCCGTATACGGAACCGTACGTACGGTGGTGTGAGAGGACGGGAGTTAATCGCTCCCTCCTACTCGATTATCAATTCCGAACCTTTCATAAATAGCCAAAGCCTATTGTTTATAAAATTACGACATAATATAATTTCTTAATAACTACTATAAAGTATCAAAAGTTGACTCTCTTTCCATAAAAAGGGGGATTCCTGCTTAATAGAAATTATTTATTAATTATAACTTTTTTCATAAGGGAGGCTATTTTATGATTGAGAGTTTTGCAAAATTAGATTTTTATTAAAAAGAGTTTTAAAAGAAACCCAAATAAATTGGGGTATTTTGTATCTTTGGTTTACAAATATTCTGTTTGTCCTTTTTTGGGCGTACTTGCAGAATTTTTCGCTTTAAAAATTTTTTAAGCGGTTTGTTGCTTTTTACTCTCTTTTGCCATTGCGAGAGCTGAAACCAGTAATACGATGGCGTTCAAGTAAATATGAGTTTTTACTTTATCGATTCCCCACACATGCAGGGAGTTCGCTGTAAGATAACTTTTCATTCTTGAATTGCACCGTTCTACACTGGTTCGCTCATTGTAAAGTTCTTTCCAACGTTTGGAATCGCGGTGTGGATTAGAGTACCGGCGAAGATCCTTATTCACGTTAATTTTTACTACCATTCCATAGTTGGAGGATGAACAGGCTGCCATTCCTAATGGGCAATCCACTTTTCCGGTTGCGTGTGGACATCTGAATTTGAGCTGATCCTTATTGGCGCCCCAATAAGTCATTTCGTACCCCATCGAACAGCGTGGGGTTCCATTGGAGGCAATTCCTTCGGGAGGCTCCTTTTCATTACGCAAATTGAGTGGAATAATAGCTTGAGCCCCGATGTTCTTGGCGGATTCGTAGTTTTTTAGCTGGTCGTACCCACCATCCATTATCAGGAAATCAATTTTAGAGTTTGTACAACTCTTTACTTGTTCAATTAATTGTGGTGCGACATCCCCATCGTTGATATGAGCAGGGGTTACTTCAATCGCCATTGGTAATTCACTTTTGGTGTCAACGGAAAGATGCATCTTATAGCCAAACCAAGTAATTTTATTACCGAAGGAATCAAACTTTGCCCCCCAATTGGCGTTGCCTGTTTGTTCACTTCGCTTCTTAGGCTGCTTCTTTTCATAAGCATCAATGGCGGCACTGTCGATAGCCTGATGTTTTCCATCAATTACTCCTTCCTCTTGAGCTAACTGGACGAGATCTTGAAAGATTCTTTTCACAAGTCCAGTTTTGGTTAGTGAAGAAAATACTCGGCTAAGAGTAGAGATGGATGGTGCAGGCCTGCTAATATCTAAACCACATTGGTAACGAAAACGCAGGTCATTTTTTAATCGATTGTGAAGAGAAGTAAAAGTATCAATACCTTCTAATGGGGCAGCGATGAGAGCCCTTAGAATCCCTTCTCTGGAATGACCGTCAGCCCCTCGGGGTGAAGAACTTCTCAACTGTTTAGCATAAGGGCGTAAATCAAGCGAGCTAAAAAAGATAGGTAATTTCTCTTTTGACTCTAATTTTTGCAGTTCTTCAAAGGAAAATAGGCTTTCTTGTAGAATATACAAAGTGACTTCCTCCTTTTGAATTTTTGTGGTTTCGTCACTTCAAAAATTCTACATTTTAGGGGTGAAGTCCTTTTTTGTGTCTTTGAAATCCTTATGGCTCTTGGGTCAAAAAATATGCAAAATGCTCGATTAAGAGATTGAAAAAGAGGACCATCAAGAAAAAATTGATCACCATCTCTTCTGCTCTGTTATTAATCCCTTTGGTCGTTGTAGGCTCCATCAATTACATGCAAACGGAAGAACATTTGAGTGAACTTGGAAAAACGAATTTGAGCAACAGTGTGGAAATGACCATTGAAATGATTAATGGCTTGGCAGAATATGTGGAAGAGGGGGAACTTTCTTTAGAAGATGCACAGGAAAAAGTAAAAGAAGCGGTTTTAGGCGTGAAGGGCGCGGATGGAACGCGTCCAATCAATGAAAATTTTGATTTGGGGGAACATGGATACATATTTATCGTTGATGAAAAAGGCACTTTGATTGCCCATCCTTCAAGCGAGGGAGAAAATCTTTGGGAGAATGAAGATTCAAACGGTGTTAAATTCATACAAGATATCATCAAAACAGGCCAATCCGGCGGGGGATTTGTCTATTATGATTATCCTTTGATCGGAAATGAAAGCCGGATCGAAGAAAAAGCGGCTTATTCAAAGGCGGATGAACATTGGGGTTGGGTAATTTGTGCCAGTACATATATGATGGATTTTAATAAACCGGCGGAAGAAATTTTCATGTTTAATATGATAACGCTATTGGCTGCGGTGGTTATCGGTTTTATCGTCATTTGGGGATTTGCGAATAGCATTTCAAAACCGATTCAAATGGTTACTGAAAGAATGAATTTGCTTGCGAATGCAGATTTAAGTCATGAACCGTTGAAGCTCAAGTCGCAGGATGAAACGGGGCAATTGGCAACGGCATTGAATAACATGCAAGAGAAACTGAAAGGGATGATCAGACAAATTGCGAAAAACGCTGAACTTTTATCGAGCAGCAGTGAAGAATTGACCCATGCAGCCAGTGAAGTGAAACTTGGTGCGGGCCAGATTGTTACCACGATGGAAGAACTCGCCCAAGGAGCTGAAAAGCAAGCGGATAACGCAAGTGATTTATCATCGATCGCGGCAAACTTTGCGGAAACTTCCCAAGAGGCAAGCGAACATGGAGGACGTGTGCAAAGAAGGGCGGAAAAAATACTATCGTTAACAAACGAAGGAAGCGAGTTAATGGAGTCTTCCTCAAAACAAATGCAAACAATCGACCATATTGTGCGCGAATCCGTAGACAAGGTCAATCAACTGCATAAACAAGTACAGGAAATTTCCCAGTTGGTGATTGTTATTAGGGATATTGCAGAACAAACCAATTTATTGTCTTTGAATGCCGCGATAGAAGCGGCCAGAGCAGGGGAACATGGAAAGGGCTTTGCAATCGTTGCGGAAGAGGTGCGGAAACTTGCCGAACAAGTGGCTTTATCAGTGACGGATATCACTGAGATTGTAAGCAATATTCAAAATGAATTCAGCATGGTAACAGCCTCTTTGACGGAAGGGTATAAAGAGGTTGAAGAAGGCTCAGCCCAAATCCAAACAACCCATGAAACATTTATGAACATTCAGGGGGCATTAAAAGAAATGGTCGACAGCATTGTAGCTGTGGCGGAAAATTTATCAACGATTGCAGCGGACAGTCAAGAAATGAGCGGTTCCATTCAAGAAATTGCGGCCATCTCTGAGGAAGCGGCTGCCGGAATTGAAGAAACGACAGCGGCATCAGAGGAGACAAGCAGTTCCATGGAAGAAATTTCTGCAAGTGCTGAACAACTGTCCATCCTTGCCGAAGAATTGAATCAAATGGTCCAACAATTTAAATTGTGATGAAAAAGCAGCCCGTGCAAGCACAGGGCTGCTTTCTTATGTCAGAAGAATAAAAAGCCGATGCTGATAATCACTCCTGTAAAAATCAGAACAAACACACAGAATCCCATAATGTCTTTCGCTTTTAAGCCGGCAATGGCAAGAGCCGGCAATGCCCAGAAAGGCTGGATCATATTCGTCCAGGCATCTCCCCAGGCGATGGCCATCGCCGTCTTTGCATAATCGGCCCCCATTACTTGGGCCGCTTCCAGCATGATCGGCGCCTGAACTGCCCATTGGCCACCGCCGGAAGGGATAAAGAAGTTGACTAAACCGGCGGAAAAGAATGTAAATAAATAAAACGTCGTTTCGTTGGAAATGGCAATAAACCATTCGGAAAAGACTGCCGCAAGTCCGGAATTTGTCATCATGCCCATAATGCCTGCATAAAACGGAAATTGGAATACGATGCCGCTTGCGGTTTTAATGGCATTTTGGGTGGCGGCAAGGAAACGCTGAGGCGTTCCATGCAAAATGATCCCCAAGATGACAAATATGGTATTTACGATGTTTAAATCAAGGGCAAACCCTTTTGTGGCAAAATGATAAATGAGATAAGCCACACCGATGATGCCGATTAAAATGGTTAAAATATAGCTTCTTTCGGAACGGGAAGCAAACGTGTTTTCAGGCGGCGGGAGTTTTTGCTCTTCCTCAGCCAATAACGCTGGATCCACTTCCACTACATCTTCTTCTTTCGGCATCATCCAACGGTTGAAGAATGGAAGCGTAAAGAGAATCACGAGTACAATAAATAGATTGTATGGAGTGAAAAGGGTTCCGGAAGTCGGAACCACACCCATGATTTCTTCAAAAGGATGTCCTTCCGTTGCAACAGAAAGCGGGATAGATCCTGCAAGTCCACCGTGCCAAATAATAAATCCTGAATAGGCACTGGCAATTAATAACCGGTAATCCACTTTTTTCACATGTCGGGCAATTTCTTTTGCGAAGATGGCACCGATGACTAAACCGAAGCCCCAGTTGATCCAGCAGGCAATTAATGAAATGAATGTGACCAAAATGATGGCCGCCCCGGGGGACTTGATTTTGCTTGCGACAGCGGTCAAAAATTTCTTAAATAAAGGGCTGTTCGCTAAAACGTGGCCGGCCGTCAAAACAATGACCATTTGCATTGTAAAGGCCAACAAACCCCAGAATCCATCTCCCCAGTAGATCACCATCTCAAGGGGGGAAGATGGTGTGAGTCCAATGCCCAGCAGTACAACAAGTACTGTTAATATTGCTACAAAAATATATGGATCCGGTAAATATTTTTCCATTATAGTGTTTGATAGTCTTGTTAAAAATTTCATATGTTCCTGATCCTCCTGATTTTCTGAAAGCTTGTATATTTCATAGATACGAGGAATCAGGTAAAAATATGATTTTTTATTACTATTTTTATTATAAAAATAGTAATAAAATAATAGATTTCCCGTTTTGCAAATAAAATATCAACCTCCAAAAAAGAAAAAGTGATTGATGCTCTCAATCACTATCCTTTTCTTCCATGTCTTTTAGTTTCTCTTTTTCCGCCTTTTTCCGTTCGCGAATTCCTTTAAAGAAATGGGTTAACAGGGAGCCGCATTCATCGGCCAATACACCCTCCGTCACATCGCATTCGTGGTTGAAACGAGGGTCGTTTAATAAGCGGT includes:
- the pdxS gene encoding pyridoxal 5'-phosphate synthase lyase subunit PdxS, coding for MENFKEINIPRGGVIMDVVNAEQAKIAEAAGAVAVMALEKVPSDIRKEGGVARMADLRIIEEVKNAISIPVMAKVRIGHIVEARILESIGVDMIDESEVLTPADDEFHLLKKEFNVPFVCGCRDLGEAARRIGEGAVMLRTKGEAGTGNIVEAVRHIRKVNAQVRQIVNMSQDELMVEAKKLGAPYELLLQIKERGRLPVLNYAAGGVATPADAALMMELGADGVFVGSGIFKSENPEKFARAIVEATKNYNDYPLIAELSKDLGNPMKGIDIATLSKEELLQVR
- the ltrA gene encoding group II intron reverse transcriptase/maturase, which gives rise to MLLNQILSRENMLQALKRVEQNKGSHGVDMMPVQNLRQHIVENWLSIKEAILKGTYEPMPVRRVEIPKPDGGVRLLGIPTVTDRLIQQAIAQVLSKVYDPTFSENSYGFRPNRSAHDAVRKAKEYIRDGHRWVVDMDLEKFFDKVNHDRLMGTLAKRIQDKPLLKLIRKYLQSGVMINGVVSSTLEGTPQGGPLSPLLSNIVLDELDKELERRGHKFVRYADDCNIYVKSKRAGLRTMASIQRFIEGKLRLKVNEKKSAVDRPWKRKFLGFSFTYHKEPKVRIAKESLKRMKNKVREITSRKMPYPMEYRIQKLNQYLVGWCGYFALADTKSIFLELDKWIRRRLRMCLWKNWKKPKTKTRNLIQLGVPQWQAYEWGNTRKSYWRISNSPILHRTLGNSYWRNQGLESLEARYENLRQLS
- the serS gene encoding serine--tRNA ligase; protein product: MLDIRRVRENYEEVKKILLTRNEDLGNFDEFETLDSKRRELIAKTEELKAERNKVSEQIAVMKRNKENADDLIARMREVGEEIKKLDAELVEIEEKFKDMMMRLPNLPHESVPIGESEDDNVVEYTWGDVPKFDFEVKPHWDLATDLGIIDFERAAKVTGSRFVFYRGLGAKLERALANFMLDLHVEEHGYEEMLPPVIVNRDSLLGTGQLPKFEEDVFKLAETDYFMIPTAEVPVTNFYRDEILSADMLPKAFAAYSACFRSEAGSAGRDTRGLIRQHQFNKVELVRFVKPEESYEQLELLTSHAEKVLQLLELPYQRVKMCTADLGFTAAKKYDLEVWMPAQNKYREISSCSNFEDFQARRANIRFRREHGAKPEYVHTLNGSGLAIGRTVAAILENYQQEDGSVVIPKALRPYMGGKEVITPNK
- a CDS encoding serine hydrolase, with protein sequence MKKARKTSLIGLLLIPILLFSMFVTTPQANAETDLGLTVGAAILIDADSGKILYEQNADTPLGIASMSKMMTEYILLDAIKDGKVSWDQEYKVSEYVYKLSQNRALSNVPLRADGTYKLRELYEAMAIYSANAATVAIAEMVAGTETEFVKLMNKKAKELGLEGYKFVNSTGLNNADLMGMHPAGTGPEDENVMPARSVAKLAYHLLKDYPEVLETASIPRKTFREGTDDAIKMENWNFMLPGLVYQYQGVDGLKTGTTNLAGYCFTGTAERNGTRLISVVMNAVDSNGVGSYKARFDATAKLFDYGFSQFAKQEIIPADFSEKGKESIKVIKGKEDKVKIAVKEPLSMLVKTSEKDLYQPKLVLDKESLEAKVEKGTVVGKVVIERKEGSDYGFIDGKEMAVDVVTADDVERAGFISLFFQGIGNFFSNLWGGITGFVGGLFS
- a CDS encoding helix-turn-helix transcriptional regulator, with the translated sequence MTFSERLKNEREKRGWTQADLADKLHVSRQSVSKWETGKNYPSIEVIIALSDLFGITIDEMLRSDNDLKEKVIQDSKKLAHPKLKSFFDSLFLLGVLLILIKIIILGSNLFFYTNITIPDGLPKVISNFLPLVLMIIGGTGSEQLKKKYAD
- a CDS encoding PLP-dependent aminotransferase family protein, whose protein sequence is MDMLIFQLEKENAKPLYEQLYSGIKNAIIQKQIEVGTKLPSKRKLAEFLNISQTTIEIAYSQLLAEGYITSIPRVGYFVEEIDELPYVEKKQTTIEIPQKEQKQYRYDFHPGKVDEESFPFVVWRKYVKDIFDITSKELLQMGEPQGEVELRKEIANYLFQSRGIHCKPEQIVISSGTELLLPMILRLFEDDFILALENPGYSAIPRIHLNNNAIPISVDEEGLVVDELEQTNANIVYITPSHQFPTGAVLSATRRTQLLKWASKAPNRYIIEDDYDSEFRYIGKPIPALHGLDQNDKVIYMSTFTKSLMPSLRVAYMVLPHHLLMKYKEIFSYYSATVPRFVQHILANFMKDGHFSKHLNRMRKIYRKKHDKLKHTLTTFYPDIKITGDQAGMHVLISIPSGKNVDQLKQIANHHGINITPVTNYLLKPIEYKHPTFLLGFGGIPLNQIEESIHQLMECWNVQKNKKLAKL